The following coding sequences are from one Rhodopirellula islandica window:
- a CDS encoding sugar phosphate isomerase/epimerase family protein codes for MPRPVTIFTGQWADLPIEEMAAMTADFGYDGIELACWGDHFEVDKALAEDDYCEKKHALLAKHNLQCHAISAHLVGQAVLDKIDERHKSILPEYIWGDGDPEAVNQRAIEELKNTARAAQKFGVDVVNGFTGSSIWHLLYSFPPVSPAMIDAGFDLLAERFNPILDVFGECGVRFALEVHPTEIAFDIYTAQRALEALDNRPEFGFNFDPSHLIWQGIDPVQFIRMFPDRIYHVHIKDAIVTLDGRTGINASHLNFGDSRRGWDFRSPGRGGVNFEEIIRALNEIDYQGPLSIEWEDSGMERTFGAREACEFTKKLDFSPSNRAFDAAFDDENA; via the coding sequence ATGCCACGTCCCGTTACGATTTTCACTGGTCAATGGGCCGATTTGCCGATCGAAGAGATGGCAGCCATGACCGCCGACTTCGGATACGACGGGATCGAATTGGCTTGCTGGGGCGATCACTTCGAAGTCGACAAAGCGCTCGCAGAAGACGACTACTGCGAAAAAAAGCACGCGTTGCTTGCCAAGCACAACCTGCAATGCCACGCGATCAGCGCTCACTTGGTCGGGCAAGCCGTGCTGGACAAAATCGACGAGCGGCACAAATCCATTCTGCCTGAATACATTTGGGGCGATGGCGATCCTGAAGCGGTCAACCAACGCGCGATCGAAGAACTGAAGAACACCGCTCGTGCGGCCCAGAAGTTCGGCGTCGATGTCGTCAACGGCTTCACCGGCAGCAGCATCTGGCACCTGCTGTATTCGTTCCCACCCGTTTCCCCCGCCATGATTGACGCGGGATTCGACCTGTTGGCAGAACGCTTCAATCCAATCTTGGATGTGTTTGGTGAGTGCGGCGTGCGTTTCGCGTTGGAAGTTCACCCCACCGAAATCGCGTTCGATATCTACACCGCGCAACGAGCCCTGGAAGCACTCGACAATCGGCCTGAGTTTGGATTCAACTTTGACCCCAGTCACTTGATCTGGCAGGGCATCGATCCGGTCCAGTTCATCCGCATGTTCCCCGACCGCATTTACCACGTGCACATCAAAGACGCGATTGTGACCCTGGATGGTCGCACGGGAATCAACGCCAGTCACCTGAACTTTGGTGACTCACGACGCGGTTGGGACTTCCGAAGTCCTGGACGCGGTGGCGTGAACTTTGAAGAGATCATTCGTGCTCTCAATGAGATCGATTACCAAGGTCCCCTGTCGATCGAATGGGAAGACAGTGGCATGGAACGCACGTTTGGTGCTCGGGAGGCCTGCGAGTTCACCAAGAAGCTGGACTTCTCGCCCAGCAACCGTGCTTTTGACGCCGCCTTCGACGACGAGAACGCCTGA
- a CDS encoding thiazole synthase: protein MTTDALSDSPLKIGSHTLNSRLLVGTGRYDTMEQMRDSLDASGTECVTVAVRRERLYDRTGQNILDFIDSDRYILLPNTAGCYTAADAVRAAKLGREILRTLGNPGSDWVKLEVLGDSKTLLPDPVETVAACEQLAADGFSVLCYTSDCPVTAQRLKKVGAAAVMPAGSPIGSGAGILNPNNLQIILEYLKEDDEDYPVIIDAGVGTASDVSVAMELGADGVLLNTAIAHAREPVRMAHAMRMAVDAGRHAALAGRIPKRLYGTASSPQEGVISTRPYGSQANEIGD, encoded by the coding sequence ATGACCACCGACGCTCTTTCCGATTCACCGCTCAAGATCGGATCGCACACGCTGAACAGCCGATTGCTGGTTGGCACCGGGCGTTACGACACGATGGAACAGATGCGTGATTCCCTGGACGCATCCGGCACAGAATGCGTCACGGTGGCGGTTCGTCGCGAGCGGTTGTACGACCGAACGGGCCAGAATATCCTGGATTTCATCGACTCGGATCGCTACATCCTGCTTCCCAACACGGCGGGTTGCTACACCGCGGCCGATGCCGTGCGTGCAGCGAAGCTTGGTCGAGAAATCTTGCGGACGCTTGGCAACCCCGGCTCGGACTGGGTCAAACTGGAAGTCCTCGGTGACAGCAAAACGCTGCTTCCCGATCCGGTGGAAACCGTGGCGGCGTGCGAGCAACTCGCTGCCGATGGCTTTTCGGTGCTTTGCTACACCAGCGACTGCCCGGTCACTGCCCAACGCCTGAAAAAGGTGGGTGCCGCAGCGGTCATGCCAGCAGGCAGCCCGATTGGCAGCGGAGCGGGGATCCTGAACCCCAACAACCTGCAGATCATCTTGGAATACCTGAAGGAAGACGACGAAGATTATCCGGTCATCATTGATGCGGGTGTTGGAACGGCCAGCGATGTGTCCGTGGCGATGGAATTGGGGGCCGATGGTGTGTTGCTCAACACCGCGATCGCGCACGCTCGAGAGCCCGTTCGGATGGCTCATGCGATGCGAATGGCGGTCGACGCTGGGCGCCACGCCGCCCTGGCCGGACGCATCCCGAAACGTTTGTATGGAACCGCAAGCAGCCCACAGGAAGGTGTGATCAGCACGCGTCCTTACGGTTCGCAAGCCAATGAAATTGGGGATTGA
- a CDS encoding SlyX family protein, with protein sequence MSMEDRITELEIQLVHTQRVCEQLNEIVTELSLDAQRREREMKRLADQLKDLKNKATERGGDLEDERPPHY encoded by the coding sequence ATGTCGATGGAAGATCGAATCACCGAACTTGAAATCCAACTCGTTCACACCCAACGAGTTTGCGAGCAACTCAACGAAATCGTGACCGAGCTGTCACTCGATGCACAACGTCGCGAACGTGAAATGAAGCGACTCGCCGATCAATTGAAGGACCTCAAAAACAAGGCCACCGAACGCGGTGGCGACCTGGAAGACGAACGACCACCGCACTATTGA
- the thiS gene encoding sulfur carrier protein ThiS: MIDITVNGRPTQIDRPMPIDELLVTVEVPKNYLAVEVNEDVVPRENYAATIVGEGDRVEVVTLVGGG, translated from the coding sequence ATGATCGACATCACAGTCAACGGCCGCCCCACGCAGATCGATCGGCCGATGCCGATCGACGAGTTGCTGGTCACGGTCGAAGTCCCGAAGAATTATCTCGCGGTCGAAGTCAACGAAGACGTCGTCCCGCGAGAGAACTACGCCGCGACAATCGTTGGCGAAGGTGATCGCGTCGAGGTGGTGACCTTGGTCGGTGGCGGCTGA